In Candidatus Aminicenantes bacterium, a genomic segment contains:
- a CDS encoding efflux RND transporter periplasmic adaptor subunit, translating to MGDKTIPLSFNRAGRVADELIVDGDRVKVGQPLMRQESAVEETTLAQRRTVLAVARLNLDKLGTVDLRDQEQKVRQAKATASYATDFFTRQSELMAQKSIPRLQYDQAKRDKELAEAGLESAANQLRALQTTLKTLAELQVAQAENDLRRAEIDLREIVLRAPFDGRIVEHVAHKGEFVTGGQKVITFIPASPRTYLEIQVDEASFGRLALGQKAVVSSPAFPGRTYPAAVERIAPIVDTQRGTFALRLIMDSAFDELLPESSVSVQIMVGEAKNALLLEQRFLIREWAAAFAFTAVDGKARRKAVTVEDLGNGLFGIKAGLRAGDVVLLPQGLKDGARVKPIPDAK from the coding sequence GTGGGCGACAAGACGATTCCGCTCTCATTCAACCGGGCGGGCCGCGTCGCCGACGAGCTCATCGTCGACGGCGACCGGGTCAAAGTCGGCCAGCCGCTCATGCGCCAGGAGAGCGCAGTCGAGGAGACGACCCTGGCCCAGCGCCGGACCGTCCTGGCCGTCGCCCGCCTCAACCTGGACAAGCTCGGCACAGTCGACCTGCGGGATCAGGAGCAAAAGGTCCGCCAGGCCAAGGCCACGGCCTCCTACGCGACGGACTTCTTCACCCGCCAGTCCGAGCTCATGGCCCAGAAGTCCATCCCGCGGCTTCAATACGACCAGGCCAAACGGGACAAGGAGCTGGCCGAGGCCGGCCTCGAGTCGGCAGCGAACCAGCTCCGGGCGCTCCAGACCACGCTCAAGACCCTGGCCGAGCTCCAGGTCGCCCAAGCCGAGAACGACCTGCGCCGGGCCGAGATCGACCTGCGGGAAATCGTTCTGCGGGCTCCCTTCGACGGCCGGATCGTCGAGCATGTCGCTCACAAGGGCGAGTTCGTGACGGGCGGCCAGAAGGTCATCACGTTCATCCCGGCTTCGCCCCGAACCTACCTGGAAATCCAGGTCGACGAAGCCAGCTTCGGCCGGTTGGCTTTGGGCCAGAAGGCCGTGGTCTCCTCCCCCGCCTTCCCCGGCCGAACCTATCCCGCTGCAGTCGAGCGGATCGCCCCGATCGTCGACACCCAGCGCGGCACCTTCGCCCTCCGCCTGATCATGGACTCCGCCTTCGACGAGCTTCTGCCTGAATCCTCGGTCTCGGTCCAGATCATGGTCGGCGAGGCCAAGAACGCCCTTCTGCTGGAACAGCGCTTTCTCATCCGCGAATGGGCCGCCGCCTTCGCCTTCACTGCCGTCGACGGCAAAGCCCGCCGCAAAGCCGTGACCGTGGAAGACCTCGGCAACGGCCTCTTCGGCATCAAGGCCGGGCTGAGGGCGGGCGACGTCGTGCTCCTGCCGCAGGGACTCAAGGACGGCGCCAGGGTCAAGCCGATCCCCGACGCCAAGTGA
- a CDS encoding ABC transporter ATP-binding protein, with protein MADIELRNLGKVYGTTVKTTALHGVDLAVKTGEYMAIIGRSGSGKSTLLNIIGTLDRPTTGQLLIDGRDLFTADDDALADFRNRTLGFIFQFHYLLPEFNALENVLLPYRISHARADAAAVKRAKDLIEIVGVGPRLYNRANNLSGGEQQRIAIARSLVNSPRIILADEPTGNLDSETSESVKDLLRRINREFQTTFIIVTHDRHIAAGCDRVVEIEDGAVKRDFRTAELSEDENWERLAPCNCREKVQGRLPEVPAA; from the coding sequence ATGGCTGATATCGAGCTGCGGAACCTCGGCAAAGTCTACGGGACGACGGTGAAGACGACGGCGCTTCACGGCGTCGATCTGGCCGTCAAGACCGGCGAGTATATGGCCATCATCGGCCGCTCGGGGTCCGGCAAGAGCACCCTGCTCAACATCATCGGCACCCTGGACCGGCCGACGACGGGACAGCTGCTCATCGACGGACGCGACCTGTTCACCGCGGACGACGACGCGCTGGCCGATTTCCGCAACCGAACCCTGGGCTTCATCTTTCAGTTCCACTACCTGCTGCCCGAGTTCAACGCCCTGGAGAACGTGCTTCTGCCCTATCGCATATCGCACGCCCGGGCCGATGCCGCCGCCGTCAAACGGGCCAAAGATCTCATCGAAATCGTCGGCGTCGGCCCGCGCCTATACAACCGGGCCAATAACCTCTCGGGCGGCGAACAGCAGCGGATCGCCATCGCCCGCTCGCTCGTCAACTCCCCCCGCATCATCCTGGCGGACGAGCCGACGGGCAACCTCGACAGCGAAACCAGCGAATCGGTCAAGGATCTCTTGCGCCGGATCAACCGGGAATTCCAAACGACCTTCATCATCGTCACCCACGATCGGCACATCGCCGCCGGTTGCGATCGGGTCGTGGAGATCGAGGACGGCGCCGTCAAGCGCGACTTCCGAACCGCCGAGCTGAGCGAGGACGAAAACTGGGAACGCTTGGCGCCTTGCAACTGCCGGGAGAAAGTCCAGGGGCGCCTGCCCGAAGTGCCTGCCGCCTAG
- a CDS encoding FtsX-like permease family protein, translated as MFSLSVAFRFLKEGRMQTALILIGITLGIAVQVFLNALIVDLQRSLVDDTVGRSPHITASMPDTVPAAGSAAIEGRPALSRVVTNEGVIKPIREWRSLEAQLSKLGAFKVINPVAQGSGFILQGEKTLPVILRGFDLERADKLYDIRRRLVAGRYEVGGNGILIGRALADKLRTEVGKSLRLTVPSGATDIFPINGIFDLKNQVLNETWVIASLSRAQILFGLDQGLTHLELQVPDVFGAESWAENLRRSFPGLKWLSWQEANADLLAALQGQGSSSYIIQLFVLLSVTLAIASVLAISVVQRSRQIGILKALGMKTRQVGRIFIIQGAVLGFVGSIVGSLAGWGLVEIFVSIQKANNAASLTSIPVKLGAVVLSVAIATAAGTLAAFVPARRAARLNPIEVIRNG; from the coding sequence ATGTTCAGCCTGTCCGTTGCCTTCCGCTTCCTGAAAGAGGGCCGCATGCAGACCGCCCTCATCCTGATCGGCATCACTCTGGGCATCGCCGTCCAGGTCTTCCTCAACGCCCTGATCGTGGACCTCCAGCGGAGCCTGGTCGACGATACGGTCGGCCGCTCGCCGCACATCACCGCCTCGATGCCCGATACGGTTCCGGCGGCCGGCTCGGCCGCCATCGAGGGACGCCCGGCCTTGTCCCGAGTGGTCACGAACGAGGGCGTCATCAAGCCCATCCGGGAGTGGCGGTCCCTCGAGGCTCAGCTGTCCAAGCTCGGCGCCTTTAAGGTCATCAACCCCGTGGCCCAGGGCTCGGGATTTATCCTGCAGGGCGAAAAGACCTTGCCCGTCATCTTGCGCGGGTTCGATCTGGAGCGGGCCGACAAGCTTTATGACATCCGCCGCCGGCTCGTCGCCGGACGCTACGAGGTCGGGGGCAACGGCATCTTGATCGGCCGGGCCCTGGCCGACAAGCTGCGGACGGAAGTCGGCAAATCCCTGCGCCTCACTGTTCCCAGCGGCGCCACCGACATCTTCCCGATCAACGGCATCTTCGACCTCAAGAACCAAGTCCTCAACGAGACCTGGGTGATCGCTTCCCTCAGCCGGGCCCAGATCCTGTTCGGGCTCGATCAAGGACTGACCCATCTAGAGCTCCAAGTCCCCGACGTCTTCGGCGCCGAGAGCTGGGCGGAAAACCTGCGCCGAAGCTTCCCCGGCCTTAAATGGCTGAGCTGGCAGGAGGCTAACGCCGACCTTCTGGCCGCGCTGCAAGGCCAGGGCTCGTCCTCTTATATCATCCAGCTCTTCGTCCTGCTCTCGGTCACCCTGGCCATCGCCTCGGTCCTGGCCATTTCGGTCGTCCAGCGCTCCCGCCAGATCGGCATCCTCAAAGCGCTGGGCATGAAGACGCGCCAGGTGGGCCGCATCTTTATTATCCAAGGGGCCGTCCTGGGATTCGTCGGATCGATCGTCGGCAGCCTAGCCGGCTGGGGCCTCGTCGAAATCTTCGTCTCGATCCAGAAGGCCAACAACGCGGCCAGCCTGACCTCCATCCCGGTTAAGCTCGGGGCCGTCGTCCTGTCCGTCGCCATCGCCACCGCGGCCGGGACGCTGGCCGCCTTCGTGCCGGCCCGGCGGGCCGCTCGGCTCAATCCGATCGAGGTGATCCGCAATGGCTGA